In one window of Kitasatospora sp. MMS16-BH015 DNA:
- a CDS encoding Lrp/AsnC family transcriptional regulator: MSTSRPPDLGGAALDETDRLLLTHLSRDGRASYAEIGLLANLSATAVRRRIDRLRARGVVRGFTVVLDPALLGWQTEAFVEVYCRERTAPEEILASLRQFPEVLAAWTVTGDPDALVHLRAADTRHLEAVIERIRREPGVQRSRSSVVLSQLIG; the protein is encoded by the coding sequence ATGAGCACGAGCAGACCGCCCGACCTGGGTGGGGCCGCCCTGGACGAGACCGACCGGCTCCTGCTCACCCACCTGAGCCGGGACGGCCGCGCCTCGTACGCCGAGATCGGCCTCCTCGCCAACCTCTCGGCCACCGCCGTCCGCCGCCGGATCGACCGCCTCCGCGCCCGCGGCGTGGTCCGCGGCTTCACCGTCGTCCTCGACCCCGCCCTGCTCGGCTGGCAGACCGAGGCCTTCGTCGAGGTCTACTGCCGCGAGCGCACCGCCCCCGAGGAGATCCTGGCCAGCCTCCGCCAGTTCCCCGAGGTCCTCGCCGCCTGGACCGTCACCGGCGACCCCGACGCCCTGGTCCACCTCCGCGCCGCCGACACCCGCCACCTGGAAGCCGTCATCGAACGCATCCGCCGCGAGCCGGGCGTCCAGCGCAGCCGCAGCTCGGTCGTGTTGTCCCAACTGATCGGGTGA